In the genome of Streptomyces lydicus, the window GGCGCACCGGTCGTCGCGGAGGGACGGGTCCACTTCGGCTCGGCCGACCACTGCCTCTACACGCTCGATGCGATGGGCGGCCAGCTGCGCTGGAAGCTGGCGACCGGCGGCGAGATCACCGGCTCGCCGGTGGCGGTCGGCGGCGTGGTGTACGCCTGCAGCAAGGACCGGTGTGTGTACGCGCTGGACGCGGCCAAGGGGACGGGGATGGCGCGGCGGGCGTGATCGGTGTGGTGGTGATGCCGGGGCGTGACGTGGCGGTCGTGACGCCGTGGTTGTGACATGGCGGTCGTGACGCCGTGGTCGTGATGTGGCGGTGGTGAGCCCGCGGCGTCCGGGGCTCTACTCCCGTTCCTCCGGGGGCTGTTCGGGCTGCCCGGGCTCTTCGGATTGTCCGGGCTGACCTGGCCGGGAGGGGGGCGGTGGTTGCCGTTGCTCCTTGCCCCACTCCACGGGAGGCGTGGGGGGCTGCTGATGGGCCGGCATGGTCGGCGGTGGTGGTGGCGGTGGTGCCTGCGGGCGGGGCTGCTGCGGTTGTTGAGGCTGTGGCGGCTGCTGTTGCTGTGGCGGCTGCTGGTGCTGCGCCGGTGGTGGCGGTGTGACCGGCAGGGGAGAGGTGGGGGTGTCTTCGTACGGGCCGGGGGCGCCGCGGTCGGGTCCGCCGGGCGCCGCGGGGCCCGGCGGATGGCCGGTTGGACCGGGGCCGGCAGGACCGGGGCCGGTCGGGTACGGCTCGGGGTTCCACTCCTCGGCCCCCGGGCGGCCCCCGTCCCATGGCTCGGGCGTCCCCGGGGGGTAGGGCGTGTACGGGTCGTAGGGTGCGCGCCGGCCGTAGGGGTCGTCGTGGGCGGAGGGCCCGTAGCGCCCGTCGTCGTACTGCCGCTCGTCGTAGCCGCGGTCACGGACCCGTCGGCCGCGGCCGCGCATGACCAGGGCGCCGAGCAGCAGCAGTGCGCCGCCGCCCAGTGCGCTGGCCACACCCACGCCGAGGCCGCGGGCACCGGCCGTCAGTTCGCTGGTGGCCTGTCCCTGGCGGACCATCCACAGGATCGTGAAGCCGAGTACCACCAGGCCCGCGACGGTGATCAGGGCCCGGGAACGCAGGGCAACTCCGATCAGGGTCAGCAGGGCGGCGAACGCCATGGGCAGGAGGACGGAGCCGAAGAGCGCGGCGCCGTTGCGGGTGATGCCGTTGAAGAGGTCTTCGATCCGCACGTCGCTGCCGTGACGGCCGTCGTACCAGGGACGGAAGGGGCTCCATACGGCGGCCGCCGCTCCGGCGAGGGCGATCAGCGACCCCAAAACGTTGCGCACCACGGGCGTCGCCTCGCTTCGAGTCGTCCGGTCATCCTCCGTGACCGACGCTACGCCGGACCCTCTGCGCTCGCGAGAGAAGTGCGTCTGAGAGAAGTACGCCCGCCCGCGAGAACTACACCCGCGAGAAGTGCGGGTAAGGGGAATGCGCCCGGGGGTGTAAGGGTCATCTGACCAGTGGCCCGCCGTCCTGGCCGCCGTGCTGGCCGCCGTCCCGTTCCCCGTCCCGCCCGTCCTCCTGACCGCCATGGCGGGTGCGGGCGGCGAACAGCCCGGCCTGGCGGTCCGGGGGCAGATTGCCCAGCGCGATCAGCTGGGGGGCGTGCGCCAGGGCCTGTGCCCTGGCCGCCTCCTTGGCCGCCCACAGGGCGCGTACGGTGCCCTGGACCGGCTCGGTCGGCTGGGCGGCGAGCACGGCCGCACGGCGCAGCGCCACCTCGGCCGCGGCACCGGGTGCGGTCAGCTCGGAGACCAGTCCGATCTCGTACGCCCGGGCCGCGCCCAGCCGCTCCGCGGTCCCCATCAGCGCCATCCGGGCCACTTCCCCCAGGGGCATCCGCTGCGCCATGAGGATGGACTCGTACGCGCTGACCATCCCGTAGGTGGTGTGCGGGTCGAAGAAGGTGGAGTTCTCGGAGGCGATGAGGAAATCGGCCTCGCCCAGGAGGTAGAAGGCGCCTCCGCAGGCCATTCCGTCGACGGCGGCGATGACCGGCTTCCACAGGTCGTTGGCCTTCGGGCCGATGCGGAGCAGCGGGTCGTCGAGGGAGTAGGGCGAGGGGGGCTGGGGGACGTCGGCGGCGGAGCGGTCGAGGCCGGTGGAGAACGCCCGGCCGCCGGCGCCGGTGACCACCGCGGCCCGTACGGCGTCGTCGAAGCGGAACGCCCGCCAGGCGGCGGCGAGTTCGGCGGCCGTGTCGAGGTCGATGGCGTTGTGCCGCTCGGGCCGGTCGAGGGTGACCAGGGCGACCCCGTCCTTGGCCTTGATGCGGATCGTCATGGGCGCTCCAGGAGCCAGCGGGGTACGGTCACGCCTCCCGGCATGGTGTGGAAGGCGGCCTTCACCGGGGCGCCGATGCGCAGCCGTGCCGGGTCGACGGAGTTGAGGG includes:
- a CDS encoding enoyl-CoA hydratase/isomerase family protein gives rise to the protein MTIRIKAKDGVALVTLDRPERHNAIDLDTAAELAAAWRAFRFDDAVRAAVVTGAGGRAFSTGLDRSAADVPQPPSPYSLDDPLLRIGPKANDLWKPVIAAVDGMACGGAFYLLGEADFLIASENSTFFDPHTTYGMVSAYESILMAQRMPLGEVARMALMGTAERLGAARAYEIGLVSELTAPGAAAEVALRRAAVLAAQPTEPVQGTVRALWAAKEAARAQALAHAPQLIALGNLPPDRQAGLFAARTRHGGQEDGRDGERDGGQHGGQDGGPLVR